Proteins from one Xenopus tropicalis strain Nigerian chromosome 1, UCB_Xtro_10.0, whole genome shotgun sequence genomic window:
- the eif4e gene encoding eukaryotic translation initiation factor 4E, with translation MASVEPEGTNPQSTEEEKTETSQEIVSPDQYIKHPLQNRWALWFFKNDKSKTWQANLRLISKFDTVEDFWALYNHIQLSSNLMSGCDYSLFKDGIEPMWEDEKNKRGGRWLITLNKQQRRNDLDRFWLETLMCLIGESFDEYSDDVCGAVVNVRAKGDKIAIWTTEFENRDAVTHIGKVYKERLGLPAKVVIGYQSHADTATKSGSTTKNRFVV, from the exons ATGGCGTCTGTGGAGCCG GAGGGTACCAATCCCCAATCTACGGAAGAGGAAAAAACAGAGACTAGTCAGGAGATTGTAAGCCCCGATCAGTACATTAAGCATCCACTACAGAACAG ATGGGCCCTTTGGTTCTTCAAAAATGACAAAAGCAAAACTTGGCAGGCTAACCTTCGCCTAATTTCAAAATTTGATACAGTTGAAGATTTTTGGGC GCTTTACAATCATATCCAGTTGTCTAGTAATTTAATGTCAGGATGCGACTACTCGCTCTTTAAG GATGGGATTGAGCCTATGTGGGAAGATGAAAAGAATAAGCGTGGAGGTAGATGGCTAATCACACTAAACAAACAGCAGAGAAGAAATGATTTAGATCGCTTTTGGCTAGAGACG CTTATGTGCCTTATTGGAGAGTCCTTTGATGAATATAGCGACGATGTATGTGGAGCAGTTGTAAATGTTAGAGCAAAAGGGGATAAAATAGCAATCTGGACTACTGAATTTGAAAACAGGGACGCTGTTACACATATAGG GAAGGTTTACAAAGAAAGATTAGGACTTCCTGCAAAGGTAGTGATTGGTTATCAGTCCCATGCAGACACAGCTACTAAGAGCGGCTCCACCACTAAAAATAGATTTGTTGTTTAA